In bacterium, one genomic interval encodes:
- a CDS encoding TusE/DsrC/DsvC family sulfur relay protein codes for MPGFEFKGKTYETDEEGYLQNLDDWTEEVAVHIAKTEDIELDERRWEVVNFLRNYYKEYQIAPMIKILIKEMAKMFGPEKGNNKYLYELFPAGPAKQACKIAGLPKPTGCV; via the coding sequence ATGCCAGGTTTTGAATTTAAAGGAAAAACTTATGAGACGGATGAAGAAGGGTATCTCCAAAATTTAGATGATTGGACTGAGGAAGTCGCGGTGCACATTGCTAAAACTGAGGATATTGAGCTGGATGAACGCCGGTGGGAAGTGGTGAATTTCTTAAGAAATTATTACAAGGAATATCAAATTGCGCCAATGATTAAGATTTTGATAAAAGAGATGGCAAAGATGTTTGGTCCTGAAAAAGGAAATAACAAATATCTTTATGAACTTTTCCCAGCAGGTCCAGCAAAACAAGCCTGTAAAATTGCTGGTCTGCCCAAGCCAACTGGCTGTGTATAA
- a CDS encoding cobyrinate a,c-diamide synthase — MSRIIISAAHRSSGKTTICIGLCAALRKRGLIIQPFKKGPDYIDPMWLTAAAGKECLNLDFFMMGEKKICEAFQQASQDTDLSLIEGNMGFYDGLDIDGKDSTSYLSKILKTPVLLVIDASRMTYGVAPLVFGYQHFDPDNLISGIILNNVASTRHEVKLKEAIYKHSDLEILGAIPRLSEIEIKERHLGLIPIKEELNLISVIESIAAVIQNYVDLDKVISLSKDAFSLPTLKKQEYQIPSPVVKIGIARDPVFTFYYKDNLDALARAGAELVPFNTLTDDKLPQVDGLYFGGGFPEIFIESLSKNKSLLTDIRTSIEQGIPVYAECGGLMYLARNISYQGITKEMVGAIPCDICVYEKPQGHGYVILQTTTKNQWFNFDGKIRGHEFHYSQITNPAQLDFGYNVIRGKGVNGRHDGIIYKNVIASYTHFHSLGVPHWAQQFVSFVERGKAYK; from the coding sequence ATGTCCAGAATTATCATTTCGGCAGCTCATAGAAGTTCAGGAAAGACAACGATATGTATTGGGTTATGTGCGGCTTTGAGAAAGCGTGGGCTAATCATCCAGCCTTTTAAAAAGGGACCTGATTATATCGACCCAATGTGGCTAACAGCCGCCGCAGGAAAGGAATGTCTTAATCTGGATTTCTTTATGATGGGAGAGAAAAAAATATGCGAGGCTTTCCAGCAGGCAAGTCAGGATACAGATTTAAGCCTCATTGAAGGGAATATGGGTTTTTATGATGGCCTGGATATTGATGGTAAAGACAGCACCTCATATTTATCTAAAATTCTCAAAACCCCAGTTTTATTAGTTATTGATGCCAGTCGAATGACTTACGGCGTTGCCCCGCTTGTCTTTGGTTATCAACATTTTGACCCGGATAATTTAATTTCAGGCATAATTTTAAATAATGTTGCCTCGACACGACATGAGGTAAAACTAAAAGAAGCCATTTATAAACATTCTGATTTAGAGATTTTAGGTGCTATACCAAGACTATCAGAGATTGAAATTAAAGAGCGACATTTAGGATTAATTCCAATCAAAGAAGAATTAAATCTTATTTCTGTAATTGAATCTATTGCCGCAGTAATACAAAATTATGTAGATTTAGATAAGGTTATTAGCCTTTCAAAAGATGCCTTTTCTTTACCTACATTAAAAAAACAAGAGTATCAAATACCTTCGCCAGTAGTCAAAATAGGCATAGCCAGAGACCCGGTATTTACCTTTTATTACAAAGATAATTTGGACGCACTTGCCAGAGCAGGGGCAGAGCTTGTGCCGTTCAATACCTTGACTGATGATAAATTACCTCAAGTAGATGGGTTGTATTTTGGAGGCGGTTTTCCGGAAATATTCATCGAAAGTTTATCCAAAAATAAATCATTGCTAACAGATATTCGCACCTCCATAGAACAAGGAATACCAGTCTATGCAGAATGCGGTGGTTTGATGTATTTAGCCAGAAATATATCTTATCAGGGCATAACTAAAGAAATGGTCGGTGCTATTCCGTGTGATATTTGTGTGTATGAAAAACCGCAAGGACACGGTTATGTAATTTTGCAAACCACCACTAAAAATCAGTGGTTTAATTTCGATGGAAAAATTAGAGGCCATGAGTTCCACTACTCACAGATTACTAATCCTGCTCAACTGGATTTTGGCTATAATGTTATTCGTGGTAAAGGTGTAAATGGTAGGCACGATGGAATTATCTATAAAAATGTTATTGCCTCATATACTCATTTCCACAGCCTCGGAGTCCCACACTGGGCACAACAATTTGTCAGTTTTGTGGAAAGAGGTAAAGCCTATAAATAA
- the glyQ gene encoding glycine--tRNA ligase subunit alpha, with product MTFQEIILNLQSFWKSQGCLVTQPYDIEVGAGTFNPATFLRVLGPEPWKVAYVEPSRRPTDGRYGENPNRLQHYYQFQVIIKPSPENIQQTYLNSLIALGINPLEHDIRFVEDDWESPTLGAAGLGWEVWLDGMEVTQFTYFQQVGSLPLEPISVELTYGLERITMYLQGKNSVFDIEWGNGVKYGEVHHQTEVEFSKYNFEAANVKMYFKLFQMFEKEAIRLIKKDLIFPAYDCVLKCSHTFNILDARGAISVTERTGYIARIRNLARQCAQGYIKIRETMGFPLVNKSKHSPEN from the coding sequence ATGACATTTCAAGAGATAATATTAAATTTACAATCTTTTTGGAAATCGCAAGGTTGTTTAGTTACACAACCTTATGATATTGAAGTTGGGGCAGGGACTTTTAATCCGGCGACATTTTTACGGGTTTTAGGTCCTGAACCATGGAAGGTAGCTTATGTTGAGCCATCTCGCAGACCAACTGATGGTCGATATGGAGAAAATCCTAACCGGCTTCAACATTATTATCAATTTCAGGTAATTATCAAACCCTCACCGGAAAATATTCAACAAACTTATCTGAATAGCCTGATTGCCCTTGGGATAAATCCATTAGAACACGATATACGATTTGTTGAAGATGATTGGGAATCTCCGACACTCGGTGCTGCCGGGTTAGGCTGGGAGGTTTGGCTTGATGGGATGGAGGTAACCCAGTTCACTTACTTCCAGCAAGTCGGCAGTTTGCCACTTGAACCTATCTCAGTTGAACTTACTTACGGTCTTGAACGAATCACAATGTATCTGCAAGGGAAAAATTCTGTATTTGATATTGAATGGGGTAATGGAGTTAAATATGGTGAGGTGCATCACCAAACCGAGGTTGAGTTTTCTAAATATAATTTTGAAGCCGCCAATGTTAAGATGTATTTTAAATTATTCCAAATGTTCGAAAAAGAAGCAATAAGATTAATAAAAAAAGACCTCATCTTCCCGGCTTATGACTGTGTATTAAAATGCTCTCATACATTTAATATCTTAGATGCCCGCGGGGCAATTAGCGTCACCGAACGCACAGGTTATATCGCCAGAATACGCAATTTAGCCCGACAATGTGCCCAGGGGTATATTAAAATACGAGAAACAATGGGATTCCCATTGGTAAATAAGAGTAAGCATTCTCCTGAAAATTAG
- a CDS encoding putative manganese-dependent inorganic diphosphatase, translated as MPQQDLILIIGHKSPDTDSVVSAIAYAELRKTLGDKNVKPVSAGEINDETRFVLDYFEVEPPLVIRDLYLRVEDVMTPSPILVNIDSPIKNVLDIMKEKGFLMVPIVKNSELKGTIDIKKIASLLIAETNIETDRLVNTTVQNIIRCLNGTLIVGEKDTAFPNGNLIIGAMKVDSIVNKIKSYFGFDNIILIGNREDAQMAILNVGVRCLIITGGFSPAQEVVDLATKSNTTLIISPYDTITSVRLTKLSAGVETLMNTNIPSLTPETRLNEAKGMIINSPARSMPVVDELGKVIGIITARDLLQAMGRKVILVDHNEIFQSAEGIEEAEIIEIIDHHRLGDIQSRMPILFTGEPVGSTATLIAARYEQHFISPSKKIAGILLAGILSDTLIFKSTTTTQKDITIAKKLALAANVDINEFGLDMFRHSSIIEKKSVKEIILANYKEYKIENKNIGIGQFETVDSYNLLKLKDLFLKELNILKEQHKLELAMMLITDILKEGSNLIFAGNPKIIELAFEGIDEELFLKGIFSRKKQVLPAMGKGLKLFYQGM; from the coding sequence GTGCCACAACAAGATTTAATTTTAATTATCGGACATAAAAGTCCAGACACAGATTCTGTTGTTTCGGCTATTGCCTATGCTGAGTTAAGGAAAACTTTAGGTGACAAAAATGTTAAACCCGTCAGCGCTGGTGAAATAAATGATGAAACCAGATTTGTTCTTGATTATTTTGAAGTTGAGCCGCCACTGGTCATTAGAGACCTTTATCTAAGAGTAGAAGATGTAATGACTCCCTCTCCTATCCTTGTCAATATTGATTCACCAATTAAAAATGTCCTGGATATAATGAAAGAAAAAGGATTTTTAATGGTGCCAATTGTAAAAAATTCAGAGCTTAAGGGCACGATTGATATTAAAAAAATTGCCTCGCTCCTCATTGCAGAAACAAATATTGAAACAGATAGATTGGTAAATACGACTGTTCAAAATATCATTCGATGTTTAAATGGAACTTTAATTGTTGGTGAAAAAGATACTGCTTTCCCAAATGGTAATCTGATTATTGGGGCAATGAAGGTGGACTCAATCGTTAATAAAATTAAAAGTTACTTTGGATTCGATAATATTATTTTAATTGGCAATCGTGAAGATGCCCAAATGGCTATTCTTAATGTTGGTGTCCGATGCCTTATTATTACGGGAGGATTTTCTCCTGCTCAAGAAGTAGTTGACCTGGCGACAAAATCAAACACAACACTCATTATTTCTCCTTATGACACGATTACCTCAGTTAGACTAACAAAACTTTCAGCCGGGGTTGAAACACTGATGAATACAAATATTCCTTCCTTAACCCCAGAGACACGACTTAATGAAGCAAAAGGGATGATAATTAATTCCCCTGCCCGCTCTATGCCTGTGGTGGATGAGTTGGGTAAGGTAATAGGAATAATTACCGCAAGAGACCTGCTACAGGCTATGGGTAGAAAAGTAATATTGGTTGACCATAATGAGATATTTCAATCTGCAGAAGGGATTGAAGAGGCAGAGATTATTGAGATTATTGACCATCACCGCCTTGGAGATATTCAGAGTAGAATGCCTATCTTATTTACGGGTGAACCTGTGGGCTCTACAGCCACATTAATTGCGGCAAGATATGAACAACATTTTATTAGTCCTTCTAAAAAAATAGCCGGCATACTCCTTGCCGGGATTTTATCTGATACACTTATTTTTAAATCAACAACTACTACCCAAAAAGATATAACTATTGCCAAAAAACTTGCCTTAGCGGCAAATGTGGATATAAATGAATTTGGACTTGATATGTTTCGCCATTCGTCCATAATTGAAAAGAAATCTGTTAAAGAAATAATTCTGGCTAATTACAAAGAATATAAAATAGAGAACAAAAATATCGGTATCGGGCAATTTGAAACGGTTGATTCTTATAATTTACTTAAGTTGAAAGATTTGTTTTTGAAAGAGTTAAATATACTTAAAGAACAACATAAATTAGAATTAGCGATGATGTTAATTACAGATATTTTAAAAGAAGGAAGTAATTTAATCTTTGCTGGAAATCCTAAAATTATCGAATTAGCCTTTGAAGGAATAGATGAAGAGTTATTCTTGAAAGGTATTTTTTCGCGAAAGAAACAGGTGCTGCCAGCTATGGGAAAAGGATTAAAATTATTTTATCAGGGGATGTAA
- a CDS encoding CvpA family protein, producing MNPLDIFFLVIIIISMVFGLFRGLIKEVFSLLSIIAGIIVANLLYSKIALFLIRFIKSSFWADIIAYGLIFLIVCVLINLIGVFLQKTLKKLSLNWLDRVGGIAFGFVRGVIIAVIIVIILAKLPFANKLINSSQIIPHLYWVVKILLAFLPRQFASIINELIFLREF from the coding sequence ATGAATCCATTAGATATTTTCTTTTTAGTCATTATCATTATCAGTATGGTTTTTGGTCTGTTTAGAGGGCTGATAAAAGAAGTATTCTCACTGCTCTCGATAATAGCCGGGATTATAGTGGCTAATCTACTATATTCAAAAATAGCCCTGTTTTTAATCCGATTTATCAAATCATCCTTTTGGGCAGATATAATTGCCTATGGTCTTATATTTTTAATTGTGTGTGTCTTGATAAATCTTATTGGAGTCTTTCTTCAAAAAACATTAAAGAAATTATCGCTAAACTGGTTAGATAGGGTTGGAGGGATAGCATTTGGTTTTGTTCGAGGAGTGATAATCGCGGTAATTATCGTTATAATTTTAGCTAAATTGCCATTTGCCAACAAGTTAATTAACTCCTCTCAAATTATTCCCCACTTATATTGGGTGGTCAAGATTCTATTAGCCTTTTTACCACGACAATTTGCTTCAATTATAAATGAATTAATCTTCCTGCGGGAATTCTAA